Proteins encoded within one genomic window of Brachybacterium sp. P6-10-X1:
- a CDS encoding SRPBCC domain-containing protein has product MDKVFKALADASRRRLLDGLNARNGQSLRELCAGLDMARQSVSKHLVVLETANLVTTIWRGREKLHYLNAEPINAITERWISQYDRERVHALVDLKTALEQTPMSNTDAFVYTTYIHTTPNKLWQALTDPTFTSRYWGVTFETDWLPGSTVIWHENGHRIADAEQVVLEADPERRLSYTWHTPTPEWAQAAGISNELLTNLRNEHRSKVTFEIEPLGDMVKLTVIHDDFDPDSTMREMVGQGWPALLSSLKTLLETGETLPEPETAERAD; this is encoded by the coding sequence GTGGACAAGGTCTTCAAAGCGTTGGCCGACGCCAGCCGACGCCGACTCCTCGACGGCTTGAACGCCCGCAACGGTCAGAGCCTGCGCGAGCTGTGCGCAGGACTGGACATGGCCCGGCAGTCGGTCAGCAAGCATCTGGTGGTGCTGGAGACGGCCAACCTCGTGACCACGATCTGGCGCGGTCGGGAGAAGTTGCACTATCTCAATGCCGAACCGATCAATGCCATCACCGAGCGCTGGATCAGTCAATACGACCGGGAACGAGTGCACGCACTCGTTGACCTCAAAACCGCATTGGAGCAGACCCCCATGAGCAATACCGACGCATTCGTCTACACGACCTACATTCACACCACGCCGAACAAGCTCTGGCAAGCGCTAACTGACCCGACATTTACCAGCCGTTACTGGGGCGTGACCTTCGAGACCGATTGGCTCCCGGGGTCGACCGTGATTTGGCACGAAAATGGACACCGAATCGCAGACGCGGAGCAAGTCGTCCTCGAAGCCGATCCAGAGCGCCGACTGTCCTACACCTGGCACACACCCACGCCCGAATGGGCGCAGGCTGCTGGAATCAGCAACGAACTGCTCACAAACCTGCGCAACGAGCATCGGTCAAAGGTAACCTTCGAAATTGAACCTCTCGGCGACATGGTCAAACTGACCGTAATCCACGACGATTTCGACCCCGACAGCACCATGCGAGAAATGGTCGGTCAAGGATGGCCGGCTCTGCTGTCCAGCCTTAAGACGCTACTGGAGACAGGCGAAACACTGCCCGAACCGGAGACAGCCGAACGGGCCGACTGA
- a CDS encoding glycosyltransferase — MTKGQGSAPVGAVTATTADIVPVAGAPAAAGRTAAQPLVSFVIPCFNSAAYVDRAVAPLLAANERIEIVLVNDGSTDDTPALLDHYARWHPDRVISVHRDNGGHGAAMGTGITTTPPASTSRSSTAMTGPTRPLWAVTCSICGDGSKPVTAQTW; from the coding sequence ATGACGAAAGGCCAAGGGTCAGCCCCCGTCGGAGCGGTCACCGCCACCACCGCTGACATCGTGCCTGTTGCGGGTGCACCCGCCGCCGCGGGGCGGACGGCCGCTCAGCCTCTGGTCTCCTTCGTCATTCCTTGCTTCAACTCAGCGGCCTATGTGGATCGCGCAGTGGCGCCGCTGCTTGCGGCCAACGAACGTATCGAGATCGTGCTGGTCAATGATGGCTCCACCGATGACACCCCCGCCCTGTTGGATCATTACGCGCGGTGGCACCCGGATCGGGTGATCTCGGTACACCGCGACAACGGCGGCCATGGTGCCGCAATGGGTACCGGCATCACAACCACGCCACCGGCATCTACGTCAAGATCCTCGACAGCGATGACTGGACCGACCCGGCCGCTTTGGGCAGTTACCTGCAGTATCTGCGGCGATGGGTCGAAGCCGGTGACGGCCCAGACGTGGTAG
- a CDS encoding GAF and ANTAR domain-containing protein has protein sequence MISMEKLADVLVDVTDTMVEDFDTIDFLHTLAQHAAAVSGADAVGPMLADHHGRLQFIAASNDAGKLLELFQLEAEEGPCVDCYFSAEPVVNADLATASEKWPRFAPRAIDAGFESVHAFPMRLRDSVIGALNLFGRPQTNFTDDESRIVQALADIATISILQERNLTRVEALTEQLQGALNSRIIVEQAKGALAQMEGITPAQALDQLRFQARSSSRRLTDVATEVLEQAGLPPPS, from the coding sequence ATGATCTCCATGGAGAAGCTGGCCGACGTGCTCGTGGACGTCACCGATACCATGGTCGAGGATTTCGACACCATCGACTTCCTGCACACCCTGGCCCAGCACGCGGCCGCGGTCAGCGGAGCCGATGCCGTCGGCCCCATGCTGGCTGATCACCACGGTCGCCTGCAGTTCATCGCGGCCTCCAACGACGCCGGGAAGCTGCTCGAACTCTTCCAGCTTGAGGCGGAGGAAGGTCCCTGCGTCGACTGCTACTTCAGTGCAGAACCGGTGGTGAACGCGGACCTCGCGACGGCCAGCGAGAAGTGGCCACGATTCGCCCCCCGAGCGATCGACGCCGGCTTCGAGTCCGTGCACGCCTTCCCGATGCGTCTGCGAGATTCCGTGATCGGTGCTTTGAACCTGTTCGGCCGGCCGCAGACGAACTTCACCGACGACGAGAGTCGGATCGTGCAGGCCCTGGCCGACATCGCCACGATCTCCATCCTTCAAGAACGCAACCTCACCCGCGTCGAAGCCCTCACCGAGCAGCTGCAAGGCGCACTGAACAGCAGGATCATCGTCGAACAGGCAAAGGGCGCCCTTGCCCAGATGGAAGGGATCACCCCCGCCCAGGCGCTGGATCAGCTGCGCTTCCAGGCCCGCTCCTCGAGTCGACGACTCACCGACGTCGCCACCGAGGTACTCGAGCAGGCCGGCCTACCCCCCCCCTCCTGA
- a CDS encoding GAF and ANTAR domain-containing protein, with translation MLADTPGPSGPDPVEGESASRRLAGLIEQRPDADGHGVVEWLNRLCGALADEIDVAVVTVVLGAPGESSAVLAANTPSHARHAETEFDVGEGPAQQAWTRRRPVLVSELDGPDGNAWPGYTMTAVAAGVRAAYAFPLQMGAARVGVLAIYHDEARGLTESDLNTCLSMAELATQRLIDASGPPAGQEIGTVPEIDPSLGWPLHVRDEVYQAQGIIAVRLRVTLTEALARIRGHAFTAGRDLIDVAADIVHAGLALNDVAHDTPGAPADDPDERNEGLS, from the coding sequence ATGCTGGCAGATACCCCGGGCCCCTCGGGTCCCGATCCCGTGGAGGGAGAGTCGGCGTCCCGGAGATTGGCCGGGCTGATAGAACAGCGTCCCGATGCGGACGGCCATGGGGTAGTGGAGTGGCTGAACCGACTATGCGGGGCTCTTGCCGACGAGATCGACGTCGCCGTGGTCACCGTGGTGCTCGGAGCGCCCGGCGAGAGTTCCGCAGTCCTCGCCGCGAACACCCCATCGCATGCGCGTCACGCCGAGACCGAGTTCGATGTCGGCGAAGGCCCCGCGCAGCAGGCCTGGACGCGTCGACGCCCGGTCCTCGTCTCCGAGCTGGACGGTCCGGACGGCAACGCCTGGCCCGGCTACACGATGACCGCGGTCGCCGCGGGAGTGCGTGCCGCCTATGCCTTTCCCCTGCAGATGGGAGCCGCCCGCGTCGGGGTGCTCGCCATCTACCACGATGAGGCCCGTGGACTGACCGAGTCGGACCTGAACACCTGCCTGAGCATGGCAGAACTCGCCACGCAGAGATTGATCGACGCCAGCGGCCCTCCTGCTGGCCAGGAGATCGGCACCGTACCGGAGATCGATCCGTCTCTCGGGTGGCCCCTGCATGTCCGCGACGAGGTTTACCAGGCGCAGGGCATCATCGCCGTCAGGCTCAGGGTCACGCTGACCGAGGCTCTCGCTCGGATACGAGGGCACGCCTTCACCGCGGGGCGTGACCTGATCGACGTCGCTGCCGACATCGTTCACGCTGGTTTAGCACTGAACGACGTTGCGCACGACACTCCCGGCGCCCCTGCGGATGATCCCGACGAAAGGAACGAGGGACTCTCATGA
- a CDS encoding TetR/AcrR family transcriptional regulator: MTMQAPSPQLLSPNLESESWLRAIPRQPGLAPAEAAPPGHEARTRRERIVDGAAEMFADHGYSGTSLRALSRHVGISHPGLLHHFASKADLLDAVVDRLEAHAQQALERMDEFCCDPGALLEGLARVWDPTFGSLQLLATLDAESVSTQHPARYRMARLRKVHEHVLEHCFSRLADRGWLRDGIDPAFAARAMLALVLTHAVRERTVRPLQGGTHDDSSMTDLQRLAQAFLAHPSTTPAPRHSAG, translated from the coding sequence ATGACGATGCAGGCCCCCTCCCCGCAGCTTTTGTCACCGAACCTCGAGAGCGAGAGCTGGCTCCGGGCCATCCCCCGGCAGCCCGGGCTGGCTCCCGCCGAGGCGGCTCCCCCGGGACACGAAGCTCGCACGCGTCGCGAGAGAATCGTCGATGGAGCGGCCGAGATGTTCGCTGATCATGGCTACTCCGGGACGAGCCTGCGTGCGCTCTCGCGGCATGTGGGCATCTCTCACCCGGGATTGCTGCACCATTTCGCCTCCAAGGCTGACCTGCTCGATGCAGTCGTCGACCGTCTGGAGGCGCACGCGCAGCAGGCGCTGGAGCGCATGGACGAGTTCTGCTGCGACCCCGGCGCGCTGCTGGAGGGGCTGGCCCGGGTATGGGACCCCACCTTCGGGTCCCTGCAGCTCCTCGCAACGCTCGATGCCGAATCCGTCAGCACCCAGCACCCGGCCCGGTATCGCATGGCCCGGCTACGCAAAGTGCACGAACACGTCCTCGAGCACTGCTTCAGCCGTCTTGCCGATCGTGGCTGGCTCCGCGACGGCATCGACCCCGCCTTCGCCGCCCGCGCCATGTTGGCCTTGGTCCTCACGCACGCTGTGCGAGAGAGGACAGTGCGCCCCCTGCAAGGCGGCACCCACGATGACTCTTCGATGACCGACCTTCAAAGACTCGCGCAAGCCTTCCTGGCACACCCCAGCACGACACCTGCCCCCCGGCATTCAGCTGGGTAA
- a CDS encoding GAF and ANTAR domain-containing protein has translation MQARSEAGHEQRSTHNEGQWSGQDELAIALADLARELQQQDPEDTLEAMVRSAVEMIPGVEEGSISIVLGRKTVTAQVPTSELPSRVDAIQTEEGEGPCLSAVYEHTTVRIPDLETEQRWPAFVRRAMAETDVRGMLAFQLFVEDENLGALNLFSRRPHVFDDESEHVGLLVAAHAAVAFADSRRNAQLEEAIASRDAIGQAKGILMERYKITPQQAFFLLTEASNRTNTQLAKVADHLVTSGELRTGPNRG, from the coding sequence ATGCAGGCTCGGAGCGAGGCCGGCCACGAGCAACGGTCGACACACAATGAGGGTCAGTGGTCTGGTCAGGACGAACTGGCTATTGCGCTGGCTGATCTGGCGCGTGAGCTGCAGCAGCAGGATCCAGAAGACACGTTGGAGGCGATGGTTCGCTCGGCAGTGGAGATGATCCCGGGGGTCGAGGAAGGGTCGATCAGCATCGTGCTGGGGCGAAAGACGGTCACCGCGCAGGTTCCCACCAGTGAGCTGCCCAGCAGAGTCGACGCGATCCAGACGGAAGAGGGCGAGGGGCCGTGTCTGTCTGCTGTCTACGAGCACACGACGGTTCGGATCCCCGACCTGGAGACCGAGCAACGGTGGCCGGCGTTCGTGCGGCGGGCCATGGCCGAGACCGACGTGCGCGGCATGCTGGCCTTCCAGCTGTTCGTCGAGGACGAGAACCTCGGAGCGCTGAACCTGTTCTCCCGACGCCCCCATGTCTTCGACGATGAGTCCGAGCACGTGGGCCTGCTGGTGGCGGCGCATGCGGCCGTGGCGTTCGCGGATTCGCGACGCAACGCCCAGCTCGAAGAGGCCATCGCCAGCCGCGACGCCATCGGTCAGGCCAAAGGCATCCTCATGGAGCGCTACAAGATCACCCCGCAGCAGGCGTTCTTCCTGTTGACCGAGGCCAGCAACCGGACCAACACCCAGCTGGCGAAGGTGGCCGATCATCTCGTGACCAGTGGTGAGCTGCGCACCGGTCCGAACCGGGGATAA
- a CDS encoding PGPGW domain-containing protein gives MTQAFVTAARGQARARPRLQLPRPELLSSGCAASCPHAGPDRHPEYSQRHALPGRSDLRRRTRNAIAAGPSTRIAKVALGWVLVVFGLTALVLPGPGLLALFAGMVLLSQQYQWARRRVQPLKRAAFKSAANSVQTTPRILASLLGISALIGAGIVWGVRPAAPNWWPLPQGWWLLGGWGTGATLIFSGLVALAILVYSYRRFRNASDPEAEATGADDDQCT, from the coding sequence ATGACACAAGCCTTCGTTACGGCCGCGCGGGGCCAGGCCAGGGCGCGACCCCGCCTCCAGCTGCCTCGTCCCGAGCTCTTGTCCTCCGGTTGCGCTGCCTCTTGCCCCCACGCGGGGCCCGACAGGCACCCCGAGTACAGTCAGCGCCATGCACTGCCCGGGCGCAGTGACTTGAGACGACGAACGAGGAACGCTATCGCAGCGGGACCCAGCACACGCATCGCCAAGGTCGCCCTCGGGTGGGTGCTGGTCGTGTTCGGGCTGACGGCGCTGGTCCTTCCCGGCCCGGGCCTGCTGGCGCTGTTCGCCGGCATGGTCCTGCTGTCCCAGCAGTACCAGTGGGCCAGGCGCCGAGTGCAGCCGCTCAAGCGCGCCGCGTTCAAGTCCGCCGCCAACAGCGTGCAGACGACGCCACGGATCCTGGCGAGCCTGCTCGGCATCAGCGCGCTGATCGGGGCAGGGATCGTGTGGGGCGTCCGCCCGGCCGCACCGAACTGGTGGCCCCTGCCCCAGGGCTGGTGGCTCCTGGGAGGGTGGGGCACCGGCGCGACACTCATCTTCTCCGGCCTCGTCGCGCTGGCGATTCTGGTCTACAGCTACCGCAGGTTCCGCAATGCCTCCGACCCCGAGGCGGAAGCGACCGGGGCCGACGATGACCAGTGCACGTGA
- a CDS encoding MarR family winged helix-turn-helix transcriptional regulator → MTGLPDDPTTETRPHVGTSIEGAPIGSLLLQVIRAHARVGTELLNEAGVASPHEIVLLYLDAHGPLPQTDLVHYMGRDRSTVTATLQAMERAGLVTRASSPSDKRAMIVQLSRKGRAAVPRAQAAWHELERRTTSALTPKQQADLMSALSAIRDALNDPTKQNRR, encoded by the coding sequence GTGACTGGCTTGCCGGACGACCCCACGACGGAGACCCGACCGCACGTCGGCACCAGCATCGAAGGCGCCCCTATCGGGTCGCTGCTTCTTCAGGTCATCCGTGCCCACGCACGGGTAGGCACCGAGCTCCTCAACGAAGCAGGAGTCGCGTCGCCGCACGAGATCGTGCTGCTATACCTCGACGCCCACGGCCCCTTACCCCAGACGGACCTCGTCCACTACATGGGCCGCGATCGCTCCACCGTCACGGCCACGCTCCAGGCGATGGAGCGAGCCGGGCTCGTCACCCGGGCCTCGTCCCCGTCTGACAAGCGCGCCATGATCGTTCAACTCTCCCGGAAGGGACGCGCCGCCGTCCCGCGCGCGCAGGCAGCATGGCACGAACTCGAACGCCGCACCACGAGCGCTCTCACGCCAAAGCAGCAGGCCGACTTGATGAGCGCGCTCTCAGCAATTCGCGACGCACTCAACGACCCCACAAAACAGAACCGTCGCTGA
- a CDS encoding DHA2 family efflux MFS transporter permease subunit — protein MPTTPAVAGRLDRDLWRLMGVLLVGASVALLDTTIVAIAIDDLTQAFGTTVQTAQWTTTGYLLAMAAAIPMMGWLTDRWGARQVWLATLTLFLLGSLLCGLAWSIESLIAARVVQGLGGGLILPMVQAVLAGAAGPQRMGRVMGTIGIPGQLAPILGPVLGGLILGSLGWRWIFWINIPICLLAIVLAHRHLHVRDHRGPAGLEWTGALLMIPAIVTILAGLSMIEGVSSASAGPAGLLVVGVVLLAGFVLHAKSRGDRAIIDLKLLGFRSFRVAALLMLLSGACLYGPMLLLPLFYQQARGIPVSEVGLLLAPQGLGLMAGLWVAGRSADRIGPRVVALAGTILAAAGVTVFVIASDASLFVLSVGLVSLGAGLGAVGVAVSATSYRDVQPTAIPRATSLLNIVQRVGASFGTVVVASILHQQLASLDATAGQRAVYEAFAFTFAWTLGLLAIVLFLVFFLPNTPPTPPSIDRTTPESRTATCEQ, from the coding sequence ATGCCAACAACCCCTGCGGTCGCCGGACGCCTGGACCGAGACCTTTGGCGTCTCATGGGTGTGTTGCTAGTTGGCGCGTCCGTCGCACTGCTGGACACGACGATCGTGGCCATCGCGATCGACGACCTGACTCAGGCATTCGGCACGACGGTCCAGACGGCGCAGTGGACTACTACCGGCTACCTGCTCGCGATGGCAGCGGCGATCCCGATGATGGGCTGGCTGACCGACCGCTGGGGTGCCCGGCAAGTCTGGCTGGCGACGCTGACTCTGTTCCTGCTCGGCTCGCTGCTGTGCGGGCTCGCCTGGTCCATCGAGAGCCTGATTGCCGCTCGGGTGGTGCAGGGCCTAGGGGGTGGCCTCATCCTTCCCATGGTCCAGGCCGTCCTTGCCGGTGCTGCCGGACCGCAACGGATGGGCAGGGTCATGGGGACGATCGGCATCCCCGGGCAGCTCGCGCCGATCCTCGGCCCCGTGCTGGGTGGATTGATCCTCGGCTCCCTCGGCTGGCGGTGGATCTTCTGGATCAACATCCCCATCTGCCTGCTCGCGATCGTGTTGGCGCACCGTCACCTGCACGTGAGAGACCATCGAGGTCCGGCAGGGCTGGAGTGGACCGGTGCATTGCTGATGATCCCGGCGATCGTCACGATCTTGGCCGGCTTGTCGATGATCGAGGGGGTGTCGAGCGCGTCTGCGGGTCCGGCGGGACTGCTGGTCGTCGGGGTGGTGCTGCTCGCGGGCTTCGTCCTGCACGCCAAGAGCCGCGGCGACCGAGCGATCATCGATCTCAAACTGTTGGGGTTTCGGTCGTTCCGCGTCGCCGCCCTGCTGATGCTGCTGTCTGGAGCTTGCCTGTACGGCCCGATGCTGCTCCTGCCTCTATTCTACCAACAGGCCCGCGGCATCCCGGTCTCCGAGGTCGGACTGCTGCTGGCTCCCCAAGGTCTCGGGCTGATGGCCGGGCTCTGGGTGGCGGGACGATCAGCAGATCGCATCGGCCCACGAGTCGTGGCACTCGCCGGGACGATCCTGGCCGCTGCTGGCGTCACCGTGTTTGTCATCGCAAGCGACGCATCCCTGTTCGTGCTCTCCGTCGGGTTGGTGTCGTTGGGGGCCGGGCTCGGTGCGGTCGGGGTTGCGGTCTCGGCGACGAGCTACCGCGATGTCCAGCCCACGGCAATACCTCGGGCAACGAGCCTGCTCAACATCGTCCAGCGTGTCGGCGCATCCTTCGGCACAGTCGTCGTGGCGAGCATCCTCCACCAGCAGCTCGCCTCGCTCGACGCAACGGCCGGACAGCGCGCCGTGTACGAAGCGTTCGCCTTCACCTTCGCCTGGACACTAGGCCTCCTTGCCATCGTGCTCTTCCTGGTGTTCTTCCTACCCAACACACCACCAACGCCGCCCTCCATTGACCGCACGACACCCGAATCGAGGACCGCCACATGCGAGCAGTAG
- a CDS encoding zinc-binding dehydrogenase: MLHPVTLLDPDPDAGQVRVNVEVAAITFVDTLIRAGSPVAPPVTFPVILGNGVGGTVDQVGPDVDPTCIGTRVVTTTGGSCGYASLAIASTHDLHRVPDRLSLREATALLADGRTAVGLHQAASIESDETVVVTAAAGGVGSILVQLAKSSGARVIALAGSRTKLDHARALGADVTVNYRDADWPTRIQESAGDGVRVAFDGVGADTTNALFPLVRRGGRYLSHGAAGGSWGTIDENAAAARGVTLIGLSAIGATGMFDLTERALDLAAHGVIRPTVGQTFPLDQAADAHAAIEHRHTIGKTLLLP, translated from the coding sequence GTGCTGCACCCGGTCACCCTGCTGGACCCCGATCCCGACGCCGGGCAAGTTCGTGTGAACGTCGAGGTCGCCGCGATCACCTTCGTCGACACCCTGATCCGTGCAGGCAGTCCGGTTGCGCCGCCTGTGACGTTTCCCGTCATCCTCGGCAACGGCGTCGGCGGCACCGTCGACCAGGTCGGCCCAGACGTGGACCCCACATGCATCGGCACCCGTGTCGTCACCACCACAGGAGGCAGCTGTGGCTACGCCAGCCTCGCCATCGCGTCCACGCACGATCTGCACCGGGTGCCCGACAGGCTGAGTCTGCGTGAGGCGACCGCATTGCTTGCCGACGGCCGCACCGCCGTGGGTCTGCACCAGGCCGCCAGTATCGAGTCGGACGAGACCGTGGTCGTGACCGCCGCGGCCGGCGGCGTGGGGAGCATCCTCGTCCAACTCGCCAAGTCCTCCGGCGCGCGCGTGATCGCCCTCGCAGGAAGCCGCACCAAGCTTGACCACGCTCGTGCCCTCGGCGCTGACGTGACCGTGAACTACCGCGACGCGGACTGGCCCACCCGCATCCAGGAATCTGCCGGCGACGGAGTCAGGGTCGCCTTCGATGGCGTCGGTGCGGACACCACCAACGCCCTGTTTCCCCTCGTCCGACGAGGAGGCCGCTACCTGTCCCACGGCGCGGCCGGAGGGAGCTGGGGCACGATCGACGAGAACGCAGCAGCCGCACGCGGAGTCACGCTAATCGGCCTCTCAGCCATCGGGGCGACGGGCATGTTCGACCTCACCGAACGCGCGCTCGACCTCGCCGCCCACGGCGTCATCCGCCCGACCGTCGGACAGACCTTCCCCCTCGACCAGGCTGCCGACGCTCACGCCGCCATCGAACACCGCCACACGATCGGAAAGACGCTCCTTCTCCCATGA
- a CDS encoding NADPH-dependent FMN reductase has protein sequence MTTTTTKTTSDASSQTAAVLRMLVITASTRPQRFGHQVADWLLKHVEAHPVFTTHHIDLTELDIPAHIGTSTQLRDAAAEIEAADGIVIVTPEYNHSYPGTLKNFIDHFHTEWAGRPIGFVGYGGVSGGLRSIEHLRLVFAELRAATLRETVSFHNPHGAFAETGLPPHPVAASDAAERLLNEMTWWATALANARAARPYPHQ, from the coding sequence ATGACAACAACGACCACGAAGACGACCTCCGACGCCTCGTCCCAGACGGCAGCCGTGCTCCGAATGCTCGTGATCACCGCCAGCACGCGACCCCAGCGATTCGGCCACCAGGTTGCCGATTGGCTCCTTAAGCACGTCGAGGCACACCCGGTCTTCACCACTCATCACATTGACCTCACCGAACTCGACATCCCCGCGCACATCGGAACCAGCACGCAACTCAGGGATGCCGCCGCTGAGATCGAGGCCGCCGACGGGATCGTGATCGTCACCCCCGAGTACAACCACAGCTACCCCGGCACCCTGAAGAACTTCATTGACCACTTCCACACCGAGTGGGCCGGCAGGCCCATCGGGTTCGTCGGCTACGGCGGCGTATCTGGGGGCCTGCGTTCCATCGAACACCTACGCCTGGTCTTTGCCGAACTCCGCGCCGCGACGTTGCGGGAGACAGTCAGTTTCCACAACCCCCACGGCGCATTCGCTGAGACTGGCCTTCCACCTCACCCGGTAGCGGCCAGCGACGCGGCCGAGCGCCTTCTCAACGAAATGACGTGGTGGGCTACTGCGCTAGCAAACGCAAGAGCAGCGCGGCCCTACCCCCACCAGTAA
- the istA gene encoding IS21 family transposase has product MTGRRVDLYAAIRRDARTGMSNRALQRKHGVGYRTVSAAFASAWPEPRKPLPKRGSRLDPYKGIIDGWLRDDLDAPRKQRHTAKRIFDRLLDEHHASETVSYGMVRDYVATRRREIRIEAGREPADAYVPQEHLPGREAEVDFGDVTIRLRGQLVTCTMFCLRLSYSGKAVHRISASAGQEAFFEGHAHAFNVLGGVPTGKIRYDNLKAAVASVVGFSRQRAETDRWTAFRSHYGIEAFYCQPGIQGAHEKGGVEGQIGWFRRNHLVPIPEVDSITVLNAMVDTWDIEDEQRRIGTRAHTVAEHFATEQPLLQSLPDEAFETGRWFTPRVDRYAQITVRMNTYSVPVKYVGRQVRVLLHASDLVVFDGKAEIARHERLMTKGGTGVDLDHYLEVLLRKPGALPGATALEQARAAGRFTPVHDTWWAAACKAHGDAEGTRALIEVLMLHRHLRHDQVVAGLAAALQAGALTADAVALEARKHDDSTEDAVIEISGEPLASQEAPAVRSLTEHRLRAHLPADDRPLPTVDQYDQLLPSRRENPNEGAAP; this is encoded by the coding sequence ATGACCGGTCGACGTGTTGACCTCTACGCCGCGATCCGCCGCGACGCGAGGACCGGCATGTCCAACCGTGCTCTTCAGCGCAAGCACGGCGTCGGGTACCGCACGGTCTCGGCCGCATTTGCGTCGGCGTGGCCTGAGCCGCGCAAGCCGCTCCCGAAGCGGGGCTCGCGTCTGGACCCGTACAAGGGGATCATCGACGGATGGCTGCGCGACGATCTGGACGCCCCGCGCAAGCAGCGCCACACGGCCAAGAGGATCTTTGACCGACTCTTGGACGAGCACCACGCCAGCGAGACTGTGTCGTATGGCATGGTCCGGGACTACGTCGCGACCCGCCGCCGTGAGATCCGCATCGAGGCCGGACGCGAGCCGGCGGACGCGTACGTCCCTCAGGAGCATCTTCCCGGCCGCGAGGCAGAGGTCGACTTCGGCGATGTGACCATCCGACTGCGCGGGCAACTCGTCACGTGCACGATGTTCTGCCTTCGGCTCTCCTACTCCGGCAAGGCCGTCCACCGGATCAGTGCCTCGGCCGGGCAGGAGGCCTTCTTCGAAGGCCACGCGCACGCTTTCAACGTGCTGGGCGGCGTACCGACCGGCAAAATCCGCTACGACAACCTCAAGGCCGCCGTCGCATCAGTCGTCGGCTTCTCCCGCCAGCGCGCCGAGACCGACCGATGGACCGCATTCCGGTCCCACTACGGCATCGAGGCCTTCTACTGCCAGCCCGGCATCCAAGGCGCTCACGAGAAGGGCGGCGTCGAGGGCCAGATCGGATGGTTCCGCCGCAACCACCTCGTCCCCATCCCCGAGGTTGACTCGATCACCGTGCTGAACGCGATGGTCGACACCTGGGACATCGAGGACGAACAACGCCGCATCGGCACCCGTGCCCACACCGTCGCCGAACACTTCGCCACCGAGCAACCCCTCCTGCAGTCCCTCCCCGACGAGGCATTCGAGACCGGCCGCTGGTTCACCCCGCGCGTCGACCGCTACGCCCAGATCACAGTCCGGATGAACACCTACTCCGTCCCCGTGAAGTACGTCGGACGCCAGGTCCGGGTCCTGCTTCACGCCAGCGACCTGGTCGTGTTCGACGGCAAGGCCGAGATCGCACGCCACGAACGGCTGATGACCAAGGGCGGCACAGGTGTCGATCTCGACCACTACCTCGAAGTCCTGCTCCGCAAGCCCGGTGCACTGCCCGGCGCGACCGCGCTGGAACAAGCGCGGGCCGCGGGCCGGTTCACTCCAGTCCACGACACCTGGTGGGCCGCAGCCTGTAAGGCGCACGGTGATGCCGAGGGAACGCGCGCGCTGATCGAGGTGCTGATGCTGCACCGTCATCTGCGACACGATCAGGTCGTCGCAGGCCTTGCCGCGGCGCTGCAAGCTGGCGCGCTCACCGCCGACGCCGTCGCACTTGAAGCACGCAAACACGACGACTCGACGGAAGACGCCGTCATCGAGATCAGCGGCGAGCCTTTGGCGTCGCAGGAGGCCCCCGCAGTCAGGTCGCTGACCGAGCACCGGCTCCGTGCCCACCTACCCGCTGACGATCGTCCGCTACCGACCGTGGACCAGTACGACCAGCTGCTGCCCAGCCGCCGCGAGAACCCGAACGAAGGAGCCGCACCGTGA